The Litorilinea aerophila region GGCAGCCCGGGCCTTCGCAGAGATCGTCCGTCAGGAGAGCCTCCACCTGGACGGAGCGCTCGCGGCCGGGCTGGTGCAGTAGCCCACGGAGCGCCCGGTAGGGTTGCCCCACAGAAAGGCCACACAGGGAGACGAATCGGATGCCTGCCCCCCAGGGTGGAAGGGGGCAGGCACAGCCGCTCACCAGGCACAGCCACTCACCAGGCACAGCCACTCACACGGTGAAGCGGGCCACCGCGTCTTCGTCGATCTCCACCCCCAGGCCGGGCACGTCCTCCACCGGGAAAGCGCCATCAACCGGTTCGGGAAAGCGGCGGGCGATGCGTGCCTTCTGGGCGTGGGCACGGTGGGCATGTTCCAGGATTTGAAAATTGGGGATAGCGGCCGAGTAGGCCACGGACGCGGCCACGGCCAGGATGCCACCGCCGCCCACATGGGGAGCAATGGGCAGGTTGAAGCTGTCACACAGGGCGGCGATGCGCTTTCCCTCGCTCAGGCCGGTACGGGCGATGTCCGGCATGGCCACGTCAAAGGCGCGATGTTCAATCCACTGGCGCCACTCCCAGGTAGTGCGCAGCCACTCCCCCGTGGCCACCTGCATGTCCAGGGCGCGGGCCACTTCCGCCTGGCCGTGGACATCCTCCGGCTGGGTAGGCGACTCCAGCCAGCGCACACCCAGTTGCTCCAGCCCGCGCCCCAGTTCAATGGCGCCGGACACGTCTCGCAGCATGTGGATGTCCACCATTAACTCCACCTGGGGCCCCACTACTTCCCGCACAGCCTGGACAATCTGCAGAATCTCCGGTGTCGAGACGCGCAGGTGCAGCTTGAGGGCCTGGTACCCCTCAGCCACGTGCTCCTGGGCCTGGCGGACCAGGGTTGCTTCATCGGTGCCGCCGATGCCGGCATAGACCCGGACCCTATCCCGGAACTGGCCGCCCAGCAACTTATGGGCCGGTTTGCCCAGGGCCTTGCCCATCAGATCGTACAGGGCCAGGTCGACGCCGGCCAGGGCATCCACATAAAAGCCCGTGACATGGCCTCGCTCACGCATGGCACTATACAGCCGGTACCAGAGATACTCCACATCGAACGGATCCTGGCCCAGGAGCACGGGGCGACAGAGATCCTCCACAATCGCCCGCACCGCGCGGCCGCCTACTGGGGCCTGGCCTTCGCCCCAGCCGACCAACCCGTTGTCAGCTTCCACCCGCACCAGGCAAGTCTCGTGGGCGCGGGAGTAGATGGACGTCCAGGCGTCCCGGGCGATAAAATAATCGCCGTACGTATCCAGATTTTCCGTTGTACCCTCGTTGCCGGTATCGGCCGGCGGAAGTTTGATGGCAAAAGCATCAACCCGGGCAATTTTCATGGCGTTATACACTCCTTGGATTCGGTGGACCTGGGGTGGGTAGGATGGGAATCCGGGCAGGTGCAAGAAGCCCAGAACCAACAACCCAAGTGTAACCCAGACGGCTACCAGGCTCAAATGGCCCGCGCATTTGGCCCGCCAAATTGCCAGGCTCGCGGGAATCGCGTATACTATCCATCGGGTATCGGTAACATAGGGTGGCTCTACGGCAGTAAAGCCCATCGTTTGCCCCCGGCAAGGGTTTCCCCAGACGACACCATCTCACCGTCATCTCACCATGCGCTATCGCCATAACAGACGGGCAGCAGGACTATGGGGACCTGGCCAGCGGTGCCGTACACGACAGCGCGCCTGGCCAGCCGGCCTCATGAGGCCACCCGCATAGTTCGACATCCAAAGCGATCCTGAATTCATGGGAATTCAGGGTTTGTGTGGTAAACTAAAGATGATTGAACACCCTTTTCCCATCGCAGGCATCATCTGGCTGAATCTTCACGTCGAAGCAAACATCCCACCGGAATGGTCAGGGCAACCTGTGCCCCACGTGCCGTATCTGCGTGTTTCCCAGGAGTAGCTAGAGGAGTGACATGTTGCCAGCAAACAAAATTGCCCCCATTTTCCTGACGCTTGTGGCTGCGCTGGTGCTCAGCGGCTGCGCCCTGCTGCCCAGCGGCGGTCTGGCCGACCGGGCAGCCGCCGAAGAGCCCACCCCCACCCCCATCCCCACCCCGGTGGTGGCCGTCAAGCCCACCTACAAGGTCCAACGGGGTGAAATTGTTCACGAATTGGAATTTAGTGGCCGCATCTCACCGGTCAACGAAGAGGACCTCTTCTTCCGGGCCAGTGGCCGGGTTCGAGCCGTTTTCAAGAAACGCAATGATTTCGTGACCGCCGGGGAGATCATCGCCGAGCTGGAGATCGACAGCCTGGAACGGCAGCTGGAAGCCGCTGAACTGGAGCTGGAACGGGCCCAGGTGCGGCTGGACCAGGCCCAACAGGCACTGGCCTACCAGCAGAAGGTGGCCCAGACCAACCTGGAGATTGCCCAACTGCGCCTGGCCGCGCTCCAGGCGGACGCCCAGCCCGACACCACGGCCATTGCCATCCAGCAGAAGCAGGTGGAGCTGGCGCAGCTGGAGGTGGAGCGACTGAGCCAGGGGGTGGATCCCCTGCTGGTCAGCGACGTGACCCGGGCCGAGCTCAACGTGCAAAAGCTGAAGGCCGACATTGCCGAACACCAGGTCATCGCACCCTTTGACGGCCAGCTGCTCTCCGTCTCCCTGACCCCCGGCCAGGCGGTGGACGCCTACAAGCCCGTGGCCACCCTGGCCGACGTCACCGAGCTGGAGGTGAGCGCGGATCTGATCAGCACCCAGATGCAGGATCTGGTGGAAGGCATGCCGGCTTCCATCATCCTGGTCAGCCGCCCCGGCGTGGAACTGACCGGCTCCATCCGCCGCCTGCCCTACCCCTACGGCAGTGGCGGACGCGGTACCACCGTGGAAGATCTGGACAAGTCCACCCGCATCACCCTGGATCAGTCGGCGGCCGAAGCCGGCTACGAACTGGGCGATCTGGTCCGGGTGCGGGTAGAGCTGGAACGGAAGGCCGACGTGCTGTGGCTACCGCCCCAGGCGCTGCGGGTCTTTGACGGCCGCCGCTTTGCCGTCATCCAGGACGGCGACGTCCAGCGCCGGGTGGATGTGACGGTGGGCATCGAGACGCCGGAGCGGGTTGAGATCGAAGCAGGCCTGGAAGAGGGTCAGGTCGTCATCGGACAATAGGCTACGCCATGCGATTCATCCTGCGAACGTTAGCAATCTTCGCGGTTGCAACAAGGCGGCTATTTGCCCAGCGCGGCCTGGCCCTGGCCACCGCGCTGGGCCTGGTGGCCTCCGTGGCCATCGTCATGAGCATCCCCCTGTACACTGATGCGGTCTACTACCGCATCCTGCAGGAAGAGCTCCAGAAGTCCGACACCAGCGGCGAGTTGCAGCGCCCTCCCTTTGCCTTCATGTTCCGCTACGTGGGCTCCCTCTACGGGCTGAAGCAGTGGGAGGACGTGCAACAGGTGGACACCTACCTGATGGAGAGCGGCGCCCGGCTGTTGGGGCTGCCCCACAAACTCACCGTCCGCTATTTCCGCACGGACAACTTCCGGCTCTTCCCCACCGAAGATCTGGCCTATGCGGACGTGAAGGATCCCCTGGCCTGGATCAACTTCGCCTTTGCCAGCGACTTCGACCAACACATCACCCTGGTGGAAGGGACCTTCCCTGCGGTGGCCGACTCGGATCCCGAGACGGACATGGAAGTGCTGATCAGCCAGGCCATTGCCGACGAGTTTGGCATCCAGGCTGGCGAACGCTTCGTCACCTTCCGCCAGGTTCAGGAGGGGGAAACACGCCGGGTGGTCCAGATCCCCATCCGGGTGGCGGGCATCTGGACGGCGACCGATCCATCCGAGGAATATTGGTTCTACCGCCAGACGGTCTTTGAAAATCAGTTCTTCATCCCGGAGGAGAGCTTCCTCCTGCGCATCGTCCCCTTACTCAACGACGAAGTGGCCCAGGCCCTGTGGTACTTCGTCATGGATGGGTCAGGCGTCAACTCCAGCGACGTGGGATGGCTGTTGAGCCGCATCAACACGGTGCAGCAGCAGGCCTCTTCCTTGCTGGCCAACACCCGGCTGGAGGTCTCGCCCCAGGATGCCCTCTACCGCTATCGCACCTCCTCGACGCTGCTGAACATTCTGCTCTACGCCTTCAGCATTCCCATCATCGGCCTGCTCCTGGCCTTCATCGGCCTGGTGGTGGGCCTGTCGGTGGGGCGTCAGCGCAACGAGATCGCGGTGCTGCGCAGCCGGGGGGCCACCGTCTTCCAGGTGTTGGGCATCGCTGCGCTGGAGGCCCTGGTGCTGGGCGCCATCGCCCTGGCCACGGGGATGCCGGTCAGCCAGCAGATCGCCCAGGCCATCGGCGCCACCCGCAGCTTCCTCAACTTCACCATCGAATCCGACCTGCGGGTTACCATGACCATGGCCACCCTCCGCTTTGGGTTGGCCGCGGTGGTCGTCACCATGGTGGCCCAGGTCTTCCCTTCCTTCGGCGCAGCCCGCCACACCATCGTCACCTACAAGCAGGAACAGGCCCGCACCATTCGGCCACCCTGGTGGCAGCGGGCCTGGCTGGACCTGCTGCTCCTGATTCCTGCTGGCTACGGCGCCTATCTGTTGCAACAGCAGGGCTCCATCGCCCTGCCCGGCAGCCCGGCCCTCAGCGGCGGCCCCTTCGACAACCCGTTGCTCTTCCTGGTGCCGGCCCTGGCTGCCTTCTCGTTGACGCTGCTGATGCTGCGCGTCCTGCCCCTGGTCATGGCTGGTATCGCCTGGCTGGCCGGCAAGATGAACAGCGTGGGCTTCCTGCTGGCCACCCGCTACCTGGCCCGCAACCCCGGCTTCTACTCGGCACCGCTGGTGCTCCTGATCCTGACCCTGAGCCTCTCTACCTTCACCGCGTCCCTGGCCCAGACCCTGGATCATCACCTCTACGACCAGAGCTACTACCGCACCGGCGCAGACATGCAACTGGTGGAGCTGGGCCAGAGCAACGAAACCGCGGGCACACCGCCAGGAGAGACGGGCGCCGGAGGTGCGGCGAGCGGTGCTGCCAGCGGCGGCGAAAGCAGCACCATTCCCGAAGCCCGCTGGGTCTTCGTCCCTGTCTCCGAGCACCTCAAGGTGCCGGAGATCCTGGCGGCCACCCGGGTAGGCCGCTTCGGCGCCAGCATCCAGGCCCAGGGCTCCTGGGTGGAGGCTGAATTCATGGGCATCGACCGGGTGGACTTCCCCAAGGCGGCCTACTGGCGCCGGGACTTTGCCTCGGCCAGCCTGGGCGCCCTGATGAATTCCCTGGCCGTGGCCCAGGACGGGGTGCTCCTCTACCGGCCCTTCATGCGCCAGAACGCCATCCGGGTGGGCGACCAGGTCCAGATCCGGGTCTCCAGCTATGGCCAGCGGGCCGACATGACCGTCACCGTGGTGGGGGATTTCAACTACTTCCCCACCTGGTACCCCGACCCGGAGGAGCCGACCCTGATCGTGGGCAACCTGGACTACTTCTTTGAGCAGGCAGGCGGCCAGATGCCCTACAACGTCTGGGTCAAGACGGTGCCCAACGTGGACTACGAAAAGATGATCCGGGACCTGCGCAGCCTGGACATCTCGGTGTTGAACTGGCGTTCGGCCCGCCAGCGCATCGCCGAAGAGCAGCGCCGGCCCGAGCGGCAGGGTCTCTTCGGCGTGCTTTCCGTTGGTTTCCTGGCTGCGGCCTTGCTGACGGTGTTGGGCTTTTTCCTCTATGCCCTTTTCTCCTTCCGCCGTCGCTTTATCGAGCTGGGTACCCTGCGGGCCATTGGGCTGTCCCCCGGCCAGATGACGACTTTCCTCGCCTGGGAACTGGCGTTCGTGATTTTGCTGGGGTTGGGGGCCGGCACTGTGCTGGGTGCCCTGGTCAGCAACATCTTCATTCCCTATCTCCAGGTGGGCGCGGACATCGAAGCCGTTACACCGCCCTTCCTGGTGGAGATCGCCTGGGATGCCATCAGCCGCATCTACCTGCTCTTCGGCCTGCTCTTCGTGGCGGCCTTGAGCGTGCTGGCAGCGCTGCTGCTGCGGATGAAGATCTTCCAGGCAATCAAGCTCGGTGAGACGGTGTAGTGATTAGCCATGAGCCCAGGGAGTATTTTGCATGTCTGAGCCCTTTATCTTATGTGAAGGCCTGGTCAAGATCTACCAGGTGGCTGAACTGGAAATGGTGGCCCTGCAAGGGCTGAACCTGACCATCGAGCAGGGAGAGCTGGTGGGTATCGTGGGCGCCAGCGGCAGCGGGAAATCGACCCTGATGAACATCCTCGGCGGCCTGGACCGGCCCACCGCCGGCAAGGTACGGGTGGATGGCCACGACCTGCTGAAGATGCCCGACCGCCAGCTCAACCGCTATCGGCGGGAGAAGGTGGGCTTCGTCTGGCAGCAGAGCACCCGCAACCTGGTCCCCTACCTGAATGCCATCCAGAACGTGATGCTCCCCATGACCCTGGCCGGTGTCACCGGCCGGGAAAAACGGCGGCGGGCCGCGGAACTGCTGGAGATTGTTGGCCTGGGCGACCGGATGTACCACCACGTGCCGGAGCTCTCCGGCGGTGAACAACAGCGGGTAGCCATCGCCGTGGCCCTGGCCAACAACCCCACCCTGCTCCTGGCCGACGAGCCCACCGGCGAGCTGGATTCAGTCACCGCCAAGGCCATCTACCGGACCTTCCAGATGCTGACCCGGGAACTGGGCATCACCACCCTGATCGTCAGCCACGACCCGGGCATTGCCCGCCACGTGGATCGGGTGGTGGCCATCCGGGATGGCATGCTGGCCAGCGAAACCATCCGCCATGCGGCGACCCCGCAGCCCACCGCCGACGGCGAAAGCCCCGCAACCGAGGAAGAAGAACACTCCTTTGCCGAACTGGTGGTGCTGGACAGCGCCGGCCGGGTCCACATTCCTCAGGAATTCCTGGAGCAGCTCAATATCCAGGGCCGGGCCCAATTGGAGCTCACCGAAGAGGGCATTCTCATCCGGCCCGCGGTCCATACCCGCACGGAACAGGTCCGGGTGGACGGCAACGGCGCGACCGACGGCGTCCTCAAAGTCGCCGTCCAGGAGGAACAGCCAGCCGCCAACGGCAAACAACGGGGCGGCGTCCGGCGCCTCTTCGGGCGGCTGGGACGACGGAAGAAAGAGTAGGGCCCATTGTGCTCCGGCGATGGGCCACGGCCCACCGCTGAGGATGATGAGCGTACTCGATGAGTTAAAAATGAGGGAGTGCCATCTTGTCTGAGACAAACGGGACAACCAACAGCGGCCCCATTATCGAAACGGTGGATCTCTGGCGCATCTACCGCCTGGGCGACCAGGAGATCCCGGCCCTGCGGGGCATCAACCTGCGCATCTACGAGGCCGAATTCATCGCCCTGAAGGGTCGCTCCGGCAGCGGCAAGACGACCCTCTTGAACTGCCTGGGCGGCCTGGACAAGCCCACCCGGGGCGAGGTACGCATCTTCGGCCAGGAGATCGCCAAGTGGAACGAGCGACAGCTCACCAACTGGCGTCGCCACCAGGTGGGCTTCATCTTCCAGTCCCTGGGACTGCTGCCGGCCCTGTCCGCCTACGAGAACGTGGAGCTCATGCTGCGCATGATCGGCGTCAAAGGCAAGGAACGTCACCGGCGCACGGTGGAGTGCCTGGAGCTGGTGGGCCTGGGCAAATGGATGGACCACCGTCCCTATGAGCTCTCCGGCGGCCAGCAGCAGCGGGTGGCCGTGGCCCGGGCCCTGGCCAACCGCCCCAGCCTGATCCTGGCCGACGAGCCCACCGGCGAGCTGGACAGCAAGACCGGCCGGGAGATCCTGACCCTCTTCCGGACCATCGTCCGGGAACAGAAGGTGACCATGTTGATGGCCACCCACGACAGCCTGGTGGATGAGCACGTGGACAAGGTCCTCCATCTCCGGGATGGCCAGATCGTCACCCAGGCTGAATATGACGCGGAGCTGGCGCCGGACGAAACCGACAGCGCCCAACAGCCCGCGGCGGTACCCTGAGCACCGAACCAACCATCCAATACCGTCACCAATACTTCACGAACGAGGATTGTTATGGCCAAAATTGGCGTCGTCGGATGCGGCCATATTAGCGGCGTCTACTTGAAATCCCCCCAACTCTTCCCCATTCTGGAAATCGTCGCCTGCGCGGACCTGGATCTGGCCCGTGCCCAGGCCAAGGCCCAGGAGCATCAGATCCGCGCCTGCACGGTAGAAGAGCTTCTGGCCGACCCGGAGATCGACATCGTGGTCAACCTGACCATCCCGGCAGCCCATGCCGAAGTGGGCCAGGCAGCCCTGCGGGCCGGCAAGCATGTCTACAGCGAAAAGCCCCTGGCGCTGAACACGGTCGACGGCCAGGCCCTCCTGGAACTGGCCCAGGCCCAGGGGCGACGGGTGGGCTGCGCACCCGACACCTTCCTGGGTGGCGGCTTGCAGACCTGCCGCAAGCTGATTGACGACGGCTGGATCGGGGAACCGGTGGCCGCCACGGCCTTCATGATGTCCCATGGCCACGAACACTGGCATCCCAGCCCAGAGTTCTACTACCAGCGGGGCGGCGGCCCCATGTTCGACATGGGCCCCTACTACCTGACCGCCCTGGTCTCCCTCCTGGGCCCGGTCCGCCGGGTGACCGGCTCCACCCGCATCACCTTCCCCGAGCGCACCATCACCAGCCAGCCCAAATTCGGGCAGAAGGTCCAGGTGGAAGTGCCCACCCACGTGGTCGGCGTGCTGGACTTTGCCAGCGGCGCCATCGGCAACATCATCACCACCTTCGACGTCTGGGCGGCCGAACTGCCCCGCATCGAAATTTACGGCACCGAAGGCACCCTGAGTGTCCCCGACCCCAACACCTTCGGCGGACCGGTACGGCTGCGGCGAGCTGGCAGCAGCGAGTGGCACGAGATCCCCCTCACCCACCCCTACACCACCAACAGCCGGGGTCTGGGCGTGGCCGACCTGGCCCACGCCCTGCGGAGTGGACGCCCCCACCGGGCCAGCGGCGAACTGGCCTTCCACGTACTGGAGATCATGGAGGCCATCCACCTGGCCAGTGACGAAGGCTGCCACGTGGAGCTGAAAAGCCTCTGCGACCGACCCGCGCCCCTGCCCCTGGGCATGCAACCCGGCATCCTGGACGATTGAACGCCAGCAGCACCATGCCTCCTCAGCCTCTGGGCCAGGTCAAAGCCCTGACCTTCGACGTCTTCGGTACAGTGGTGGACTGGCGCGGCAGCCTGATCCGGGCCGGGGAGGCACTGGGGCGCGCGCTGGGCGTCACCGTGGACTGGGCTCGCTTCGCCGACGACTGGCGGGCCGGTTATGGGCCGGCCATGGATCGGGTGCGCCGGGGCGAGTTGCCCTGGACCCGGCTGGATGCGCTGCACCGAATGATTCTGGACGACCTGCTGGTGCGCTATAACCTGACGTTCCTGGACGAAGCCTCCCGCGTCCACCTGAACACCATCTGGCACCGGCTGGACCCCTGGCCCGACAGCATCCCCGGCCTGACCCGGCTGCGCAGCCGCTACATTGTGGCCACCCTCTCCAACGGCAACGTGGCCCTGCTGGTCCATATGGCTAAACACGCGGGCCTGCCCTGGGACTGCATCCTCTCGGCGGAGCTGGCTCGCCACTACAAGCCGAACCCCGAAGTCTACCTTAAGGCGGCAGAACTTCTGGACCTGCGCCCGGAGGAGATCCTGATGGTCGCGGCCCACAACGGGGATCTGGCCGCAGCCCGGTCAGTGGGTTTCCGCACAGCCTTTGTGGCCCGACCCCTGGAGCACGGACCCGGCCAGTCCACCGATCTGGCCCCCGATGCCGATGTGGACCTGGCCGCCACGGACTTCCTGGATCTGGCGGATCAACTCCTGTAGCCTGGGGAAATTCGCGCCATGGCTTCAGACGCACCCCTCCGTTTTGGTATTCTGGGCGCGGCGCGCATCGCGCCCAAGGCCCTCATTGGGCCGGCCCGTCAGGTGCCCGGCGTGGTCGTGGCAGCCATCGCGGCCCGGAATCCGGACCGTGCCCGGCGTTTTGCAGCCCGGCACGGCATCCCCCGGGTGCATGAAAGCTACGCCGACCTGGTGGCGGATCCCGATATCGATGCCCTCTACATCCCCCTGCCCAATAGCCTGCACCACCCCTGGACCCTGCGCGGCCTGGAAGCCGACAAACACGTGCTATGCGAAAAACCCCTGGCCGCCAATGCCACCGAGGCCGCCGCTATGGTCCAGAAAGCGCACCAGAGCGGACAACTGCTCATGGAAGCCTTCCACTATCGCTATCATCCCCTGGCCGCGCGCATGAAGGCCATCGTGGATAGCGGCGAACTGGGCGCCATCCGCCATGTGGAAGCCCATTTCTGCATCCCTACCTGGCGCCCGTGGGACATCCGCTACCGCTATGACCTGGCCGGCGGGGCGCTGATGGACACGGGCTGTTACTGCGTCCATCTGGTGCGTTTCCTGGCCGGTGCGGAACCGGAGGTGATACAGGCCCGGGCCTGGCTGCGCTCGCCCCAGGTGGACCGACGGATGGAGGCGGATCTGGGTTTTGCCGACGGCCGTACCGCCCGCATTGTCTGCTCCCTCTGGTCCGCCACGCTGTTGCGGGTCCTGGTGCGGGTGGAGGGCGAGGCAGGCGAACTCACCGTCCTCAACCCCATCCTGCCCCACCTGTGGCACCGACTCCAGGTGCGAACGGCTACAG contains the following coding sequences:
- a CDS encoding Gfo/Idh/MocA family protein, with amino-acid sequence MASDAPLRFGILGAARIAPKALIGPARQVPGVVVAAIAARNPDRARRFAARHGIPRVHESYADLVADPDIDALYIPLPNSLHHPWTLRGLEADKHVLCEKPLAANATEAAAMVQKAHQSGQLLMEAFHYRYHPLAARMKAIVDSGELGAIRHVEAHFCIPTWRPWDIRYRYDLAGGALMDTGCYCVHLVRFLAGAEPEVIQARAWLRSPQVDRRMEADLGFADGRTARIVCSLWSATLLRVLVRVEGEAGELTVLNPILPHLWHRLQVRTATGVRREQVPGDSTYVHQLRAFVQAVQNGIPIPTNGADGLANMRVLDAIYRAAGLAPRSTK
- a CDS encoding haloacid dehalogenase type II, producing MPPQPLGQVKALTFDVFGTVVDWRGSLIRAGEALGRALGVTVDWARFADDWRAGYGPAMDRVRRGELPWTRLDALHRMILDDLLVRYNLTFLDEASRVHLNTIWHRLDPWPDSIPGLTRLRSRYIVATLSNGNVALLVHMAKHAGLPWDCILSAELARHYKPNPEVYLKAAELLDLRPEEILMVAAHNGDLAAARSVGFRTAFVARPLEHGPGQSTDLAPDADVDLAATDFLDLADQLL
- a CDS encoding ABC transporter permease, giving the protein MRFILRTLAIFAVATRRLFAQRGLALATALGLVASVAIVMSIPLYTDAVYYRILQEELQKSDTSGELQRPPFAFMFRYVGSLYGLKQWEDVQQVDTYLMESGARLLGLPHKLTVRYFRTDNFRLFPTEDLAYADVKDPLAWINFAFASDFDQHITLVEGTFPAVADSDPETDMEVLISQAIADEFGIQAGERFVTFRQVQEGETRRVVQIPIRVAGIWTATDPSEEYWFYRQTVFENQFFIPEESFLLRIVPLLNDEVAQALWYFVMDGSGVNSSDVGWLLSRINTVQQQASSLLANTRLEVSPQDALYRYRTSSTLLNILLYAFSIPIIGLLLAFIGLVVGLSVGRQRNEIAVLRSRGATVFQVLGIAALEALVLGAIALATGMPVSQQIAQAIGATRSFLNFTIESDLRVTMTMATLRFGLAAVVVTMVAQVFPSFGAARHTIVTYKQEQARTIRPPWWQRAWLDLLLLIPAGYGAYLLQQQGSIALPGSPALSGGPFDNPLLFLVPALAAFSLTLLMLRVLPLVMAGIAWLAGKMNSVGFLLATRYLARNPGFYSAPLVLLILTLSLSTFTASLAQTLDHHLYDQSYYRTGADMQLVELGQSNETAGTPPGETGAGGAASGAASGGESSTIPEARWVFVPVSEHLKVPEILAATRVGRFGASIQAQGSWVEAEFMGIDRVDFPKAAYWRRDFASASLGALMNSLAVAQDGVLLYRPFMRQNAIRVGDQVQIRVSSYGQRADMTVTVVGDFNYFPTWYPDPEEPTLIVGNLDYFFEQAGGQMPYNVWVKTVPNVDYEKMIRDLRSLDISVLNWRSARQRIAEEQRRPERQGLFGVLSVGFLAAALLTVLGFFLYALFSFRRRFIELGTLRAIGLSPGQMTTFLAWELAFVILLGLGAGTVLGALVSNIFIPYLQVGADIEAVTPPFLVEIAWDAISRIYLLFGLLFVAALSVLAALLLRMKIFQAIKLGETV
- a CDS encoding ABC transporter ATP-binding protein — translated: MSEPFILCEGLVKIYQVAELEMVALQGLNLTIEQGELVGIVGASGSGKSTLMNILGGLDRPTAGKVRVDGHDLLKMPDRQLNRYRREKVGFVWQQSTRNLVPYLNAIQNVMLPMTLAGVTGREKRRRAAELLEIVGLGDRMYHHVPELSGGEQQRVAIAVALANNPTLLLADEPTGELDSVTAKAIYRTFQMLTRELGITTLIVSHDPGIARHVDRVVAIRDGMLASETIRHAATPQPTADGESPATEEEEHSFAELVVLDSAGRVHIPQEFLEQLNIQGRAQLELTEEGILIRPAVHTRTEQVRVDGNGATDGVLKVAVQEEQPAANGKQRGGVRRLFGRLGRRKKE
- a CDS encoding Gfo/Idh/MocA family protein encodes the protein MAKIGVVGCGHISGVYLKSPQLFPILEIVACADLDLARAQAKAQEHQIRACTVEELLADPEIDIVVNLTIPAAHAEVGQAALRAGKHVYSEKPLALNTVDGQALLELAQAQGRRVGCAPDTFLGGGLQTCRKLIDDGWIGEPVAATAFMMSHGHEHWHPSPEFYYQRGGGPMFDMGPYYLTALVSLLGPVRRVTGSTRITFPERTITSQPKFGQKVQVEVPTHVVGVLDFASGAIGNIITTFDVWAAELPRIEIYGTEGTLSVPDPNTFGGPVRLRRAGSSEWHEIPLTHPYTTNSRGLGVADLAHALRSGRPHRASGELAFHVLEIMEAIHLASDEGCHVELKSLCDRPAPLPLGMQPGILDD
- a CDS encoding efflux RND transporter periplasmic adaptor subunit; this translates as MLPANKIAPIFLTLVAALVLSGCALLPSGGLADRAAAEEPTPTPIPTPVVAVKPTYKVQRGEIVHELEFSGRISPVNEEDLFFRASGRVRAVFKKRNDFVTAGEIIAELEIDSLERQLEAAELELERAQVRLDQAQQALAYQQKVAQTNLEIAQLRLAALQADAQPDTTAIAIQQKQVELAQLEVERLSQGVDPLLVSDVTRAELNVQKLKADIAEHQVIAPFDGQLLSVSLTPGQAVDAYKPVATLADVTELEVSADLISTQMQDLVEGMPASIILVSRPGVELTGSIRRLPYPYGSGGRGTTVEDLDKSTRITLDQSAAEAGYELGDLVRVRVELERKADVLWLPPQALRVFDGRRFAVIQDGDVQRRVDVTVGIETPERVEIEAGLEEGQVVIGQ
- a CDS encoding mandelate racemase/muconate lactonizing enzyme family protein, which codes for MKIARVDAFAIKLPPADTGNEGTTENLDTYGDYFIARDAWTSIYSRAHETCLVRVEADNGLVGWGEGQAPVGGRAVRAIVEDLCRPVLLGQDPFDVEYLWYRLYSAMRERGHVTGFYVDALAGVDLALYDLMGKALGKPAHKLLGGQFRDRVRVYAGIGGTDEATLVRQAQEHVAEGYQALKLHLRVSTPEILQIVQAVREVVGPQVELMVDIHMLRDVSGAIELGRGLEQLGVRWLESPTQPEDVHGQAEVARALDMQVATGEWLRTTWEWRQWIEHRAFDVAMPDIARTGLSEGKRIAALCDSFNLPIAPHVGGGGILAVAASVAYSAAIPNFQILEHAHRAHAQKARIARRFPEPVDGAFPVEDVPGLGVEIDEDAVARFTV
- a CDS encoding ABC transporter ATP-binding protein, whose translation is MSETNGTTNSGPIIETVDLWRIYRLGDQEIPALRGINLRIYEAEFIALKGRSGSGKTTLLNCLGGLDKPTRGEVRIFGQEIAKWNERQLTNWRRHQVGFIFQSLGLLPALSAYENVELMLRMIGVKGKERHRRTVECLELVGLGKWMDHRPYELSGGQQQRVAVARALANRPSLILADEPTGELDSKTGREILTLFRTIVREQKVTMLMATHDSLVDEHVDKVLHLRDGQIVTQAEYDAELAPDETDSAQQPAAVP